TTGGTTTCTCTATTGACTTTGTTGGTGAGTTTCTCAGTACATGCGGCTACTAAAATATCTCCCGAGTTTTCCGACCAAATCGATTGGCGGCAATTCGAAGGAACCACCTTGAACGTCTTGTTTTCCATCCACCCCTGGCAGGAAGCCATCGAACCCCTGATTCCCCAATTCGAAGAACTGACCGGGATAACCGTCCGCTTGACCACGCTTCCGGAAGGGGCATTTATGACCAAAATCTCGGCTGACATGACTGCCGGCACTTTTGGCTTCGATGTGTTCATGAGCCAGTATTACGATGCTCCGAAATACGCCCTGGAAAACTGGACCGCATCGCTTGATCCCTTTTTCGAAGATACCGACTTGACTGATCCGGACTGGTACGACTGGGAGGACTTTTTCCCGGGAGCCCGGGCCGTGGCTACCGTCGGTGCGCCTCACCGGGACCGAATTGCGATTACTTCCGAAGCTCAGGTCTTAGTCTATCGCAAGGATATCTTCGAAGAACTCGGTCTCCAGGCACCGGAAACCTTTGACGAACTGCTGGCAGTTGCCCAGGCGATCGAGAAAGGTACTGACCTGTACGGGATCACCATACGCGGTGCGGAGAACCTGTGGTGGCCTTTGTACGGCGTGGTCCGCTCCTTCGGTGGTAAGTATGTCGACCTAGTCGATTACACCTCTAAAATAAACACCGAGGAAAGCCGTGCCGGAGTGGACATGTACCTGCAACTGTTGCAATTTACCCCTCCAGGTGTCACCTTGTTTGACTGGGATGAAATAAATACCGCCATGCTGACCGGCCGAGCGGCCATGATACTCGATTCATCAGTGATTTATCCCAGGTTGCAAGATCCGGAACGTTCGGCGGTGGTCGGAAACAT
The sequence above is drawn from the Atribacteraceae bacterium genome and encodes:
- a CDS encoding sugar ABC transporter substrate-binding protein codes for the protein LVSLLTLLVSFSVHAATKISPEFSDQIDWRQFEGTTLNVLFSIHPWQEAIEPLIPQFEELTGITVRLTTLPEGAFMTKISADMTAGTFGFDVFMSQYYDAPKYALENWTASLDPFFEDTDLTDPDWYDWEDFFPGARAVATVGAPHRDRIAITSEAQVLVYRKDIFEELGLQAPETFDELLAVAQAIEKGTDLYGITIRGAENLWWPLYGVVRSFGGKYVDLVDYTSKINTEESRAGVDMYLQLLQFTPPGVTLFDWDEINTAMLTGRAAMILDSSVIYPRLQDPERSAVVGNISVAPFPAGPAGRIGHSHYWSISMSPGSANQEAAWLFLQWATSKQIQFELAMKGVLAPRDSVWQDPRFMAQFPADFTEGVSLSLQTAVISPANIRFFEMVDILRAEVQNAFLSGQTPDLASVDAEWNKILQELKPTN